From one Phycodurus eques isolate BA_2022a chromosome 19, UOR_Pequ_1.1, whole genome shotgun sequence genomic stretch:
- the twnk gene encoding LOW QUALITY PROTEIN: twinkle protein, mitochondrial (The sequence of the model RefSeq protein was modified relative to this genomic sequence to represent the inferred CDS: substituted 1 base at 1 genomic stop codon), with protein MLWTNTXKPGFQLSHGGQDEDAGGQLNALTLCQMWRRLLLRGLAQERALRFHSPRHFPSPFVGPLSHNRAPGALWAFKLRDTGSFGSRGYKKDAKSTVDFPASAVTVADIKQYLRSKDVPFHDGFSCLHVPSIFVEAASRAERFSLFVDKTTGQFLCMDTQVQGSWEDLQDCLEVMQAEERDSLSPQVLLGYPESAEEQEQSERDAREVRSIWSASVPFSELTEDEAQLIKTMFQITKISNATLKKFDVRLFKPTKSLVFPWLGGPDSSLKGLKLLSAQSTADGAVSYNEATVPKCGSYNNLFGLPLLSRIDADVVLTSRELDTLAVSQATGLASVTLPRGVGCLPPALLPYLEHFKRVTLWLGADMRSWEASKIFSRKLGLRRCRLVRPGEYRPSPGEALAQGKSLSRVVADAIPAAHKSIVSFKQLREDVYGEMVNTEEVAGVKWARFPELNRILKGHRKGELTVFTGPTGSGKTTFISELALDLCTQGVNTLWGSFEINNVRLAKIMLTQFAMQRLEENLEQYDFWADKFEELPLYFMTFHGQQNIKSVLDTMQHAVYLYDINHVVIDNLQFMMGQENLSVDKFAVQDHIIGAFRKFATNSSCHVTLIIHPRKEEDDRELQTASIFGSAKASQEADNVLILQEKKLVTCPGRRSLQVTKNRFDGDVGVFPLDFIKASLTFSTLVKGKHKLRKVAAKPEDNEGDEAPPKKDAVKREKADKQQGKTPKSTRAAKDSASGGE; from the exons ATGTTGTGGACAAACACCTAAAAGCCCGGGTTCCAGCTTTCGCATGGAGGACAAGATGAGGACGCAGGCGGGCAACTGAACGC GCTAACACTTTGTCAAATGTGGAGGAGATTGCTTCTGAGGGGTCTCGCTCAGGAAAGGGCCCTGAGGTTTCACTCCCCAAGACACTTTCCATCCCCTTTCGTGGGCCCCCTGTCTCATAACAGAGCTCCTGGGGCTTTGTGGGCTTTCAAGCTGCGGGACACGGGCTCCTTCGGGTCCCGGGGGTACAAAAAAGATGCCAAATCCACGGTGGACTTCCCCGCCAGTGCTGTCACGGTTGCCGACATTAAACAGTACCTACGCTCCAAGGACGTTCCCTTCCATGACGGCTTCAGCTGCCTGCACGTACCCAGCATCTTCGTGGAGGCCGCCTCCAGGGCCGAACGCTTCTCCTTGTTTGTGGACAAGACCACGGGGCAGTTCTTGTGCATGGACACCCAGGTGCAAGGGAGCTGGGAGGACCTCCAGGACTGCCTGGAGGTGATGCAGGCGGAGGAGCGGGATTCCCTCAGCCCGCAAGTGCTGCTGGGATATCCGGAGAGTGCAGAGGAGCAGGAGCAGAGCGAAAGGGACGCGAGGGAGGTGAGGAGCATCTGGTCCGCCTCAGTGCCCTTCTCGGAGCTGACTGAGGACGAGGCGCAGCTCATCAAAACTATGTTCCAG atCACAAAGATCTCCAACGCAACGCTGAAGAAGTTCGACGTGAGGCTCTTCAAGCCCACCAAGAGTCTGGTTTTCCCCTGGTTGGGCGGTCCCGACTCCTCTTTGAAGGGACTGAAGCTCCTCTCAGCGCAAAGCACCGCCGACGGTGCCGTTAGTTACAACGAGGCGACAGTCCCCAAGTGCGGCTCCTACAACAACCTCTTCGGCCTCCCTCTGCTGAGCCGCATAGACGCCGACGTGGTCCTTACGAGCCGTGAGCTAGACACGCTGGCCGTGAGCCAGGCCACGGGGCTGGCCAGCGTGACCCTCCCGCGGGGCGTGGGCTGCCTGCCGCCCGCCCTACTTCCCTACCTGGAGCACTTCAAGCGCGTCACGCTGTGGCTGGGCGCCGACATGCGCTCCTGGGAGGCGTCCAAGATCTTCTCGCGCAAACTGGGCCTGCGCCGCTGCCGGCTGGTGCGACCTGGGGAGTACCGCCCGAGTCCCGGGGAGGCCCTGGCGCAGGGCAAGAGCCTGAGCCGCGTCGTGGCTGACGCCATCCCCGCTGCGCACAAGTCCATCGTGTCCTTCAAGCAGCTCCGCGAGGATGTGTACGGGGAGATGGTGAACACGGAGGAGGTGGCCGGCGTCAAGTGGGCCCGCTTTCCAGAGCTCAACAGGATCCTGAAGGGACACCGCAAGGGAGAGctcactgttttcactg GTCCCACCGGAAGCGGGAAGACCACCTTCATCAGCGAGCTGGCCCTGGACCTTTGCACGCAGGGCGTCAACACGCTGTGGGGTAGCTTCGAAATCAACAACGTGCGTCTGGCCAAGATCATGCTGACGCAGTTCGCTATGCAGCGGCTGGAGGAGAACCTGGAGCAGTATGACTTCTGGGCGGACAAGTTCGAGGAGCTGCCGCTTTACTTCATGACCTTCCACGGCCAGCAGAATATCAAGTCGGTACTGGACACCATGCAGCACGCCGTCTACCTCTACGACATCAACCACGTGGTCATCGACAACCTGCAGTTCATGATGGGACAGGAGAACCTCTCGGTCGACAA GTTCGCCGTCCAGGACCACATCATAGGCGCGTTCAGGAAGTTTGCCACCAACTCCAGCTGCCACGTCACGCTCATCATTCACCCCAGGAAGGAGGAAGACGACCGAGAGCTGCAGACGGCCTCCATATTTGGCTCGGCAAAG GCCAGCCAAGAGGCGGACAACGTGCTCATCCTGCAGGAGAAGAAGTTGGTGACGTGCCCGGGTCGCCGCTCGCTGCAGGTGACCAAGAACCGCTTCGACGGGGACGTGGGGGTCTTCCCGCTCGACTTCATCAAGGCCTCGCTCACCTTCTCGACGCTCGTCAAGGGCAAACACAAGCTGAGGAAGGTCGCCGCCAAGCCCGAGGACAACGAGGGAGACGAGGCGCCGCCCAAGAAGGACGCCGTCAAACGGGAGAAGGCGGACAAACAGCAAGGCAAAACGCCAAAATCCACACGAGCTGCTAAAGATTCCGCATCGGGAGGTGAATGA
- the mrpl43 gene encoding 39S ribosomal protein L43, mitochondrial encodes MTSRGTPSRFLKSVLQNGVGRYVCQLKRISIIFSKKGQSSLGVRDFIEDGVVDYAKKNLGTVVYVSPQPCHKPRIVAEYLNGNVREEIVASKTSSQVSEVLAKLTSQSGLDVIRIRKPFHTDNPSIQGLWHPFTNRPLAPRNDDKV; translated from the exons atgacATCCAGGGGCACACCGAGTCGCTTCCTGAAAAGCGTCCTCCAAAACGGCGTAGGTCGTTACGTGTGCCAGCTCAAGCGGATCTCCATCATCTTCTCCAAAAAGGGCCAAAGCTCGCTGGGTGTCAG GGACTTTATTGAAGACGGAGTGGTGGATTACGCCAAAAAGAACCTTGGAACCGTCGTGTACGTGTCCCCACAGCCGTGCCACAAACCCAGAATAGTAGCTGAATACT TAAATGGCAACGTGAGGGAAGAGATTGTGGCGAGCAAAACATCCTCGCAGGTCTCCGAGGTTTTAGCCAAGCTAACCAGTCAGTCGGGCCTTGATGTGATCCGCATTCGCAAGCCCTTCCACACGGACAACCCCAGCATCCAGGGCCTGTGGCATCCCTTCACCAATCGCCCTCTCGCCCCTCGAAATGATGACAAAGTGTGA